Genomic segment of Gloeocapsa sp. PCC 7428:
TCAAGTTTTCTAAGTTAAGGTTGGTAACTAGTAATTAAATAGCGATTAGCCGTTAGCCGTTAGCGTTCGATTAGCGTCTGTGTAGCTAAATGCTAATTACCAAATGCTAAAAGCTTTAACTCATTTTCACCTCTGACCTCTGACTACGGGCAAGGCACTGCCTTGCCCCTCTTACTCTTTTAATTCTTGTGCAATTGTGTTACTATAATTATTCTTAACGGGGCGTAGCGCAGCTTGGTAGCGCGCCACTTTGGGGTAGTGGAGGTCGTGGGTTCGAATCCCGCCGCTCCGATATGTTGTGAAGTCAGTTGTTTACTGCGACTGTCGTTTGATTGCAAGTATCTGGAATCCCTTGTTTAAGCTGAAAAGGAGTAATCCTAATACTAAGCTGATGGCTAGTAACGGTACAAAAATGGCGAGTCCTGATAACACAAACGCGCCAACTGACTCGATTGTCGTGACAATGCTGTTACCAAATCCTACCGTGAGTGCGGTTGAAGACAATCGTGTAAAACTGGTTAAAGCTTGAATGATTCCTGCTGATCCACCGCCAGCAATCACTGCCATTGTCCATTTGAGGAGAGGATCGGTATTCGGAAATAACGCCGCAGCAATCCAAGTACCAAAAGCGATCGCAGTCGGAGTAGCAACTGTATCTAATAAGTTATCAACCCAGGGAATGTAATAAGCTGCAATTTCAATCGCTGTGGCAATACCAAACGCATAAAGTGC
This window contains:
- a CDS encoding DUF4126 domain-containing protein; translation: MDTLESIVIGIALSAACGFRIFVPPLVMSLAAIYGHLPLSSGFEWMGTYPALYAFGIATAIEIAAYYIPWVDNLLDTVATPTAIAFGTWIAAALFPNTDPLLKWTMAVIAGGGSAGIIQALTSFTRLSSTALTVGFGNSIVTTIESVGAFVLSGLAIFVPLLAISLVLGLLLFSLNKGFQILAIKRQSQ